GGCACGATCCAGTGCCCGCTATCGGTCTCGACCCGGACGACACCGGTCAGCGTATGCACCAGCTGCGCACAGTTATGATAATGGCGCGGCTGATGCTCGCCGTGGCGGTAGTCATGGGCAAAAGGCACCAGCGGGCGGGTGGCAAAGCTGAAGTCGATAGTGGAGGACATAACAGGCTCGCGATAGCGTTCAGGCCTCAAGCTTATCACAGGACGATCGCCCGCTGGCGGCCAGACAGGGGTGACAGCGGCCAGGCTCCGGGTACACACAATGGCAGAAGCCCCCGGGCATCCGCTTATGGCGGCACACCCGGGCATCGTTTCAAAAGACAGCGAACCGGAGCCGGTGTGGCGGCGGCGGCGCGTAAAGCGGCACACCGGCAACGGGTAAAGACGCTTTGTGCTTAACGGAACACGCTGATCGCCTCCACCAGCCGGGTGGCCTGGCGGTTCATCCTGCCGGATGCCTGGGCGCTCTCCTCCACCCGGGCGGCGTTCTGATGGGTAATGTGGTCCAGATCCTCCACTGCCAGGCTCACTTCGCTCAGCGCGGTGGCCTGCTCGGCGGTGGCTTCGCTAATCCGGGTAATCAGCGTGGTGACGTTCTGCACCTGGCTGACGATATTTTCCATCGTTTTACCGGTGTCGTTCACCTGCAGGGTGCCCGACTGCACTTTGGTGGTGCTGGTCTCCACCAGCGACTTGATCTCGCTGGCCGCCGCCGCGCTGCGCTGCGCCAGGTTACGCACCTCACCGGCCACCACCGCAAAGCCTTTGCCCTGCTCGCCGGCGCGGGCGGCTTCCACCGCGGCGTTCAGCGCCAGAATATTGGTCTGGAAGGCGATGCCGTCAATCACGCTGGTAATGCTGGCGATCTTTTTCGAACTGTCGGTAATTTCCGCCATCATTTTGACCATCTCCTGCATCGCTGCACCGCCCTGCAGCGCGCTTCTGCTGGTACCGATCGACAGCGTATTGACCTCGGCGGCGGTATCGGTGTTGTTCTTCACCGTGGCGGTCATCTCATTCATGGTGGCGGCGGTCTGCTGCACGTTAGCGGCCGCCTGCTCGGTACGGCGGCTCAGCTCGGCATTGCTCTGCGCGATGGCATCGCTGGCGCTGAGCACGTTGATTGCCTGACCGCTGACGTCACCCACCAGCCAGCGGAACATCAGCCCCAGCTGGCCGATGGCGCGCAGCGTCATGCCCACCTCATCAACCCGGTCCATCTGCTCAACTTTCTGGCTGTCCCCGGTGGCCACGCCCAGCGCCTGCTGGTAAACACGCTCGATCGGCCGCGAGATCTGGCTCTCCAGCCAGGCGGAGACGAGCAGCAGCAGCAGCGCCATACCGGCAGCGAAGATGCCGGTCGCGGTAGCGCTCAGCCCCAGCCCCCAGACGCCCAGCGTGGTCAGCGGCAGCAGCAGCAGCAGCGGGCTGCGGATGCGCCAGCGCAGCGGCTGGGTCTTAAACAGTGAACGCCAGCGCATAAGGCCGGTGCGCACCACCAGCCCTTTATGAAAACGCACGCCTTTCGCTTTGCCATCGCGGAATTTTTGATACAGCGCGGCGGTCTCGCGTACCTCCTGCTGGCCGGGCTTAGTGCGCACCGACATATAGCCCTGCACCTGGCCGTTGCGCACTACCGGGATGGCGTTGGCACGCACCCAGTAGTGATCGCCATTTTTACGGCGGTTTTTCACCAGCGCACTCCATGGCTCCCCTTTTTTCAGCGTCGCCCACATATCGGCAAAGGCTTCAGGCGGCATATCCGGATGGCGCACCATATTGTGCGGCTGGCCGTTAATCTCTTCAGGCGTAAAACCGCTGACCTCAATAAACGCATCATTGGCGTAGGTGATGCGGCTGCTGGCGTCGGTGGTCGACATCAGCGTGGCATCATCGTCAAACAGGTACTCTTGCTGTGTAACGGGCAAGTTATTACGCATGGGTTAAATCCTTCATGGGATTAACAAAAGTGAGGTAAGAGGGGATGAGTTATATTTTTTTATATTTTCGGCGCGAACGGGCAGATCTTTAGTGGACTTAACACAAATCACATGACGCAGGTAGCATATCCACTCGCTCAGTGGCGGCAGGTGGTCGCCGGTGAACGGTCAGTTGCAACGGGCAGAAAAACCCTGAGTGCGGTAAGTGATTAAACTTAAGTCAGATTTTAGAGTATTACAGATGTATCTTCGGCGGGAATAAAAAAAGACCAGCCCGCAGGCTGGTCTCCTTCAGCGCACGCGGCGCCGGATACTCAGGTTAACGGCAGGCGGTCAACCGGCCACCTGTTTCAGCTGCGCCTCGTAGGCCACCGCCTGTTTCGCATCAAACTGATCTTCCCACTTGGCGATTACCAGCACCGCCAGCGCGTTACCGACCACGTTCAGCGCGGTACGCGCCATATCGAGGATACGATCCACGCCGGCGATAAACGCCAGCCCTTCCAGCGGGATGCCGACGCTGCCCAGCGTCGCCAGCAGCACCACAAAGGAGACGCCCGGCACGCCGGCGATCCCTTTCGAGGTGACCATCAGCGTCAGCACCAGGATAATCTCCTGGCCCAGCGACAGATCGATGCCGTACAGCTGGGCGATAAAGATCGCCGCAATGCTCTGATACAGCGTCGAACCGTCGAGGTTAAACGAGTAGCCGGTCGGCACCACAAAACTGGTGATCGCCTTCGGCGCGCCGTAGGCCTCCATCTTCTCCATAATGCGCGGCAGCACGGTTTCCGAGCTGGCGGTGGAGTAAGAGAGGATCAGCTCATCCTTGAGGATGCGGATCAGCGTAGTGATGCGCAGATTACAGAAGCGGGCGACCGCTCCCATCACCACCAGCGCAAAGAACAGGATTGCCGCATAGACCAGCACCACCAGCTTAGCCAGCGGCCACAGCGAGGCGAAGCCAAAGTTAGCGACGGTCACCGAGATCAGCGCAAACACCCCGACCGGCGCGTAGCGCATAATCATGTTGGTCACTTTGAACATCGCTTCCGAAGTGGAGCGGAATACCTTCACCAGCGGATCGCGGTGTTCCGCCGGCAGCGATGACAGCCCAAGGCCAAACAGCACCGAGAAGAAGATGATCGGCAGCATGTCGCCTTTCGCGATCGCCGCAAAAATATTCTGCGGGATCAGCGACAGGATGGTGGTCACCAGGCTGTGCGGCTGTCCCTGCACCTGCGCGGTGGTGGCTTCATACTTAGAGATGTCCACCGTTGCCAGCGTCGACATATCTATGCCGGAGCCGGGCTGAAACACGTTCGCCAGAGTAATCCCTGTCACAATGGCAATGGTGGTAATCACTTCAAAATAGATGATGGTTTTGACACCAATACGCCCGAGCTTTTTCGCATCACCCACGCCGGCAATGCCGACGATCAGCGTGGAAATCACGATCGGCACCACGATCATTTTGATCAGGTGGATAAAGATATCACCGGCCGGGCTGAGCACGTTAGTGACCAGCCACTCGCGGCTCTCCTGCTGATTATGCAGTACCGCACCGACGGCGATCCCCAGTACCAACGCAATCAATATTTGCCAGGCAAGGCTGAACTTTACAGATTTCATAACTTGTCTTTTTCCTTAACACAACCTGCTTACCGCATGAGACATACGGCATGAATGGCGCTCAGAGGAGGCAGTCCGAATTCGGACAATTCGCAGGTGATGGATGGTTGATTCCTGATTTACAGGCGCGTAATCAGTACCATTTTCAACGGCATGAATGCAACCCTACGCGATATGCGGCTACTTATTTAATCAGCGACAGGATAAACGTCTGAAAAATAGCCAGCATAATAAACCGTTGTTATGAAAGCGTTTATTAATCTAAAAAATGCGCATAGTGATGCAAAAAAGCGGCGTTGCCCGCAGAAATAAAAAGGTCTATTTGCGTTTTTTTTGCACGGCGTGCTGTACTGCAACCGGCATAACGGCGCGCCATCCCCAACGGAAACGACCACTGTCGGGCGGCTTTCATCACCGGCTGTTATGACGTGATCTGCCGCGCAAAAAGAAAACAAAGCCAGACACCGGTCTTCAATTAACCTTTGATTGACATATTATTAACATCTTCAAGGAGGCGAGCCATGACAGAAAAACACCGTTACCCGGTTCCCGCAAATATTGCGGAACATACGCTGATCAATGCCCGGCAGTACCAGTCGATGTATCAACAGTCGGTCGAAAACCCCGACGCATTCTGGGGAGAGCAGGGAAAAATTCTCGACTGGATGACCCCCTATCAGACGGTGAAGAACACCTCTTTTGCCCCCGGCAATATTTCCATTCGCTGGTATGAAGACGGCACGCTGAACCTGGCCGCCAACTGCCTCGATCGCCACCTCGACGCCCGCGGCGACCACCCGGCGATTATCTGGGAAGGCGATGATGCCGGCGAAAGCACTACCCTGACCTACCGCGAGCTGCACCGCGACGTCTGCCGCTTTGCCAACGTGCTGTTGGATCTCGGCATTAAAAAAGGCGACGTGGTCGCCATCTATATGCCGATGGTGCCGGAAGCGGCTGTGGCGATGCTGGCCTGTGCGCGCATCGGCGCCATCCATTCGGTGATCTTCGGCGGCTTCTCACCAGAGGCGGTGGCCGGCCGTATCATCGACAGTAATTCACGTCTGGTGATCACCGCCGATGAAGGCGTGCGCGCCGGGCGAGCCATTCCGCTCAAGCGCAACGTTGACGATGCGCTGAACAACCCGAACGTCACCAGCGTCAGTAACGTGGTGGTGCTGAAACGCACCGGTAAGGCCACCGGCTGGGACAACCAGCGCGACCTGTGGTGGCACGAGCTGGTCAGCAAAGCCAGCGACCATCACCAGCCAGAGCCGATGAACGCCGAGGACCCGCTGTTTATCCTTTATACCTCCGGCTCCACCGGCAAACCGAAAGGGGTGCTGCACACCACCGGCGGCTATCTGGTCTACGCGGCCAGCACCTTTAAGTACGCCTTTGACTACCAGCCGGATGATATTTACTGGTGTACCGCCGACGTCGGCTGGGTCACCGGCCACAGCTACCTGCTGTACGGCCCGCTGGCCTGCGGTGCCACCACGCTGATGTTTGAGGGCGTGCCCAACTGGCCGAAACCGAGCCGCATGGCCGAGGTGGTCGATAAGCATCAGGTCACCATTCTCTACACCGCGCCGACCGCGGTGCGCGCATTGATGGCCGAAGGCGATAAGGCGATCGAGGGCACCCAACGCAGTTCGCTGCGCATTCTCGGTTCCGTGGGCGAACCGATTAACCCGGAAGCCTGGGAGTGGTACCACAAGAAAATCGGTAACGGTAAGTGCCCGATTACCGATACCTGGTGGCAGACCGAAACCGGCGGCTTTATGATCCTGCCGCTGCCGGGCGTCTGTGCACAGAAGCCGGGGTCGGCGATGCAGCCGTTCTTTGGC
This portion of the Erwinia sp. E602 genome encodes:
- the acs gene encoding acetate--CoA ligase, yielding MTEKHRYPVPANIAEHTLINARQYQSMYQQSVENPDAFWGEQGKILDWMTPYQTVKNTSFAPGNISIRWYEDGTLNLAANCLDRHLDARGDHPAIIWEGDDAGESTTLTYRELHRDVCRFANVLLDLGIKKGDVVAIYMPMVPEAAVAMLACARIGAIHSVIFGGFSPEAVAGRIIDSNSRLVITADEGVRAGRAIPLKRNVDDALNNPNVTSVSNVVVLKRTGKATGWDNQRDLWWHELVSKASDHHQPEPMNAEDPLFILYTSGSTGKPKGVLHTTGGYLVYAASTFKYAFDYQPDDIYWCTADVGWVTGHSYLLYGPLACGATTLMFEGVPNWPKPSRMAEVVDKHQVTILYTAPTAVRALMAEGDKAIEGTQRSSLRILGSVGEPINPEAWEWYHKKIGNGKCPITDTWWQTETGGFMILPLPGVCAQKPGSAMQPFFGVQPVLLDNEGKVLEGATEGNLAIADSWPGQARTLFGNHDRFEQTYFSTFKNMYFSGDGARRDEDGDYWITGRVDDVLNISGHRLGTAEIESALVSHPKIAEAAVVGIPHSLKGQAIYAYITLNSGEEPTPELYTEVRNWVRKEIGPIATPDVLHWTDSLPKTRSGKIMRRILRKIATGDTGNLGDTSTLADPGVVEKLLEEKQTIKMP
- a CDS encoding PAS domain-containing methyl-accepting chemotaxis protein, whose amino-acid sequence is MRNNLPVTQQEYLFDDDATLMSTTDASSRITYANDAFIEVSGFTPEEINGQPHNMVRHPDMPPEAFADMWATLKKGEPWSALVKNRRKNGDHYWVRANAIPVVRNGQVQGYMSVRTKPGQQEVRETAALYQKFRDGKAKGVRFHKGLVVRTGLMRWRSLFKTQPLRWRIRSPLLLLLPLTTLGVWGLGLSATATGIFAAGMALLLLLVSAWLESQISRPIERVYQQALGVATGDSQKVEQMDRVDEVGMTLRAIGQLGLMFRWLVGDVSGQAINVLSASDAIAQSNAELSRRTEQAAANVQQTAATMNEMTATVKNNTDTAAEVNTLSIGTSRSALQGGAAMQEMVKMMAEITDSSKKIASITSVIDGIAFQTNILALNAAVEAARAGEQGKGFAVVAGEVRNLAQRSAAAASEIKSLVETSTTKVQSGTLQVNDTGKTMENIVSQVQNVTTLITRISEATAEQATALSEVSLAVEDLDHITHQNAARVEESAQASGRMNRQATRLVEAISVFR
- the gltP gene encoding glutamate/aspartate:proton symporter GltP, yielding MKSVKFSLAWQILIALVLGIAVGAVLHNQQESREWLVTNVLSPAGDIFIHLIKMIVVPIVISTLIVGIAGVGDAKKLGRIGVKTIIYFEVITTIAIVTGITLANVFQPGSGIDMSTLATVDISKYEATTAQVQGQPHSLVTTILSLIPQNIFAAIAKGDMLPIIFFSVLFGLGLSSLPAEHRDPLVKVFRSTSEAMFKVTNMIMRYAPVGVFALISVTVANFGFASLWPLAKLVVLVYAAILFFALVVMGAVARFCNLRITTLIRILKDELILSYSTASSETVLPRIMEKMEAYGAPKAITSFVVPTGYSFNLDGSTLYQSIAAIFIAQLYGIDLSLGQEIILVLTLMVTSKGIAGVPGVSFVVLLATLGSVGIPLEGLAFIAGVDRILDMARTALNVVGNALAVLVIAKWEDQFDAKQAVAYEAQLKQVAG